In Geobacter anodireducens, a genomic segment contains:
- a CDS encoding ferredoxin — protein sequence MARIPTVDQDSCISCGLCVATCPGVFRFNEDGKSEVYDPNGAGEQEIQQAIDGCPVQCISWKG from the coding sequence ATGGCACGAATACCGACGGTTGATCAGGATTCATGCATCAGTTGCGGGCTCTGCGTAGCGACCTGTCCGGGAGTGTTCCGGTTCAACGAGGACGGCAAGTCGGAGGTCTATGATCCCAACGGGGCCGGCGAGCAGGAAATCCAGCAGGCCATCGACGGGTGCCCGGTTCAGTGCATCAGTTGGAAGGGATAG
- a CDS encoding Rubredoxin, translating into MERWRCTICQYEYDPTAGDPENGINPGTPFEELPDDWVCPICGAGKDLFEPV; encoded by the coding sequence ATGGAACGTTGGAGATGTACCATCTGCCAGTACGAATATGACCCCACGGCGGGAGACCCGGAAAACGGCATCAATCCCGGCACACCCTTCGAGGAGTTGCCCGATGATTGGGTCTGCCCCATCTGCGGAGCGGGCAAGGACTTGTTCGAGCCGGTCTGA
- the tatA gene encoding preprotein translocase subunit SecA (TatA; similar to TatE that is found in some proteobacteria; part of system that translocates proteins with a conserved twin arginine motif across the inner membrane; capable of translocating folded substrates typically those with bound cofactors; similar to a protein import system in thylakoid membranes), translated as MFGFGMPELIVILIIVLVVFGAGRLPEIGGALGKSIRNFKKASEGKEEIEIKPQKKDEPKKDA; from the coding sequence ATGTTCGGATTCGGCATGCCTGAGCTTATCGTGATTCTGATTATCGTGCTGGTGGTATTCGGCGCGGGACGGCTGCCGGAAATAGGCGGCGCACTCGGCAAGAGCATCCGCAATTTCAAGAAGGCGTCTGAAGGGAAAGAAGAGATCGAGATCAAGCCCCAGAAGAAAGATGAACCGAAAAAAGACGCCTGA
- a CDS encoding molecular chaperone, whose protein sequence is MAASPKDPLDWAALLQLQMDEAFDLILRSEAGGGECDLSPPVDIFETPDAFSVEFDLPGTDPADLSLKLCCNMLILEGVKRDDSREGASYLCLERRFGRFCRAVEIPPTVDVNAVRADYRRGVLTVTFPRLSDRRKVMRDIPIIQGDN, encoded by the coding sequence ATGGCCGCATCTCCCAAGGATCCGCTCGACTGGGCAGCACTGCTGCAGCTCCAGATGGACGAGGCGTTCGACCTCATTCTTCGCTCGGAAGCCGGCGGCGGCGAATGCGATCTTTCGCCGCCCGTCGATATTTTCGAGACGCCGGACGCCTTTTCCGTGGAGTTCGACCTTCCCGGCACCGACCCCGCCGACCTGTCGCTGAAGCTCTGCTGCAACATGCTGATCCTTGAAGGGGTGAAGCGGGACGATTCCCGCGAGGGGGCCAGCTATCTCTGCCTGGAGCGCCGGTTCGGGCGCTTCTGCCGTGCCGTCGAAATCCCGCCGACGGTTGACGTGAACGCTGTCCGCGCCGACTACCGCCGCGGCGTACTGACGGTGACCTTTCCCCGCCTCAGCGACCGGCGGAAGGTCATGCGGGATATACCGATCATACAAGGAGACAACTGA
- a CDS encoding chemotaxis protein CheR, protein MMNWHMNEHRRVTIPTEEPAGGFSDTAFSRIRDILCARRNFDIASYKDKYIKRRISIRIRATRAATADHYCDLLQRSEEELDLLVKGLTIHVSQFFRNRSTFEKLGTEVFPALFARLRAEGRDRLTLWSAGCAGGEEPFTLALILAERFAKELEEFKVSIVATDIDDGILEAAQRGTYGHERLQEAPAHLLDRHFCRNGDKYCLSPAIRGMVEFRRGDLFDTGNHVESDLILCRNVLIYFERQEQERILLGLANALNQGGILILGKAETLVGELRRRFGTICPVERIYTKNRFSVY, encoded by the coding sequence ATGATGAACTGGCACATGAACGAGCACAGACGGGTGACCATCCCCACCGAGGAACCGGCCGGCGGCTTTTCGGACACGGCATTCTCACGCATACGCGACATCCTCTGCGCAAGGCGAAACTTTGACATCGCCAGCTACAAGGACAAATACATCAAGCGCCGGATCTCCATCCGGATCAGGGCGACCCGGGCGGCAACGGCCGACCACTACTGCGATCTGCTCCAACGGAGCGAAGAAGAGCTGGACCTGCTGGTCAAGGGGCTTACCATTCACGTGAGCCAGTTCTTCCGCAACCGATCCACCTTTGAAAAACTCGGCACCGAGGTATTCCCCGCGCTTTTTGCCCGGCTGCGGGCCGAAGGGCGGGACCGCCTGACCCTGTGGAGCGCCGGATGCGCCGGCGGCGAGGAGCCGTTCACCCTGGCCCTCATCCTGGCGGAACGATTTGCGAAGGAGTTGGAAGAATTCAAGGTTTCCATCGTAGCGACCGATATAGATGATGGGATCCTTGAAGCGGCGCAGCGGGGGACGTACGGGCACGAACGCCTCCAGGAAGCCCCAGCCCACCTGCTTGACCGCCATTTCTGCCGCAACGGCGACAAATACTGCCTCAGTCCCGCCATCCGCGGGATGGTGGAGTTCCGCCGCGGAGACCTCTTCGATACCGGAAACCACGTGGAGAGCGATCTGATCCTCTGCCGCAACGTCCTCATCTACTTTGAACGGCAGGAGCAGGAACGCATTCTTCTGGGGCTCGCCAATGCCCTTAACCAGGGAGGCATCCTGATCCTCGGCAAGGCCGAAACCCTTGTGGGAGAGCTGCGGCGACGATTCGGGACCATCTGCCCGGTGGAACGGATTTACACGAAGAACCGCTTTTCGGTATACTAA
- a CDS encoding chemotaxis protein, with translation MRIPLGYKFILGFVVVVAAVAFVPTGIRLLGYAPEITHILTYVVAMTIGLILGWIFSRGVARNMGLLTESAEAISRGDLTRDVALPPGRFPDETGDLGDSINMMVDSLRELVGHIRTTAGKVAASASTLSDSAIEVNSSSEEVAQAVEQIARGAGTQAEMVERSSRIIHEMAISVELVSKRARESAKAAQETSRTARRGQKLANDSLERMTSFFGKVEESSAQFLSFNARLQQVGKIADFIAEIARQTNLLALNASIEAARAGEYGKGFAVVADEVRKLADGTGKSAAHITELIAAVREESRRVQQLIEESSRDIGEGKRNVDITAGAFQDILSNALETERRAGSIADLSHIQTDGAQKMVTAVDEIARVAEDNAAATEEVSAASEQQAIAMHEMTVAARELADLAGALMGVVERFTLPRAEGGTRTP, from the coding sequence ATGCGCATCCCCCTTGGCTACAAGTTCATCCTCGGATTCGTGGTGGTCGTGGCCGCAGTGGCGTTTGTTCCCACCGGCATCCGCCTCCTCGGCTATGCGCCCGAGATCACCCATATCCTGACCTACGTCGTGGCCATGACCATCGGCCTGATTCTCGGCTGGATCTTCTCGCGGGGAGTCGCGCGCAACATGGGACTGCTGACCGAATCGGCCGAGGCCATCAGCCGCGGCGACCTGACCAGGGACGTGGCGCTCCCGCCCGGACGCTTCCCCGATGAGACGGGTGACCTGGGTGATTCCATCAACATGATGGTCGACAGCCTCCGGGAACTGGTGGGGCACATCCGGACCACGGCCGGGAAGGTTGCCGCCTCTGCCAGCACCTTGTCCGATTCGGCGATCGAGGTGAACTCATCCTCCGAGGAGGTGGCCCAGGCCGTGGAGCAGATCGCCCGGGGCGCGGGCACCCAGGCGGAGATGGTGGAGCGGAGCTCCCGCATCATCCATGAAATGGCCATCTCCGTGGAACTGGTGTCGAAGCGGGCACGGGAATCGGCAAAGGCGGCCCAGGAAACGAGCCGCACAGCCCGGCGGGGCCAAAAACTGGCCAACGACTCGCTGGAGCGGATGACCAGTTTCTTCGGCAAGGTTGAGGAGAGCAGCGCCCAGTTCCTCTCGTTCAACGCCCGCCTCCAGCAGGTGGGCAAGATTGCCGACTTCATCGCCGAGATCGCCCGCCAGACCAATCTCCTGGCCCTCAACGCCTCCATCGAGGCGGCCCGGGCCGGCGAGTACGGCAAGGGGTTCGCCGTGGTTGCGGACGAGGTCCGGAAATTGGCGGACGGCACCGGCAAATCCGCGGCTCACATCACGGAGCTCATTGCCGCGGTGCGCGAAGAAAGCCGCCGCGTCCAACAACTCATCGAAGAAAGCTCCCGCGACATCGGCGAAGGGAAGCGCAACGTGGACATCACGGCCGGCGCCTTCCAGGACATTCTCTCCAACGCCCTGGAAACGGAGCGAAGGGCGGGCAGCATCGCCGACCTCTCCCACATCCAGACCGACGGAGCGCAGAAGATGGTCACTGCCGTTGACGAAATCGCCCGCGTTGCCGAAGACAACGCCGCCGCCACCGAGGAGGTGTCGGCCGCCTCCGAGCAGCAGGCAATCGCCATGCACGAGATGACCGTGGCCGCCCGCGAACTGGCCGACCTGGCCGGAGCCCTCATGGGAGTGGTGGAGCGCTTCACCCTCCCCCGCGCCGAGGGCGGTACCAGGACCCCGTGA
- a CDS encoding chemotaxis protein CheW — MSGRMGRYVIFAAAGRKLALPLDKTAEVLEGVATHPVPAVPPLLGRALNVHGRIMPVLDLATFLRGGAIERNHTILVLNRQVADLALLVEGPVTIVSAEESARFPSEHPRFEGYLEIAGKRTGILSADRLIKEVEGIL, encoded by the coding sequence GTGAGCGGCCGGATGGGCCGCTATGTCATCTTTGCGGCGGCAGGCCGCAAACTGGCCCTCCCCCTGGACAAGACGGCAGAGGTGCTGGAAGGCGTTGCCACCCATCCGGTGCCGGCGGTCCCGCCGCTGCTCGGCAGGGCATTGAACGTGCACGGAAGAATCATGCCGGTCCTGGACCTGGCGACGTTCCTCCGTGGAGGGGCGATCGAGCGGAACCATACGATTCTTGTGCTCAACCGCCAGGTGGCCGACCTGGCCCTGCTGGTGGAAGGACCGGTAACCATCGTGAGCGCGGAGGAAAGCGCCCGGTTTCCGAGTGAACATCCGCGGTTCGAGGGATACCTCGAGATTGCCGGCAAGCGGACCGGCATCCTGTCGGCCGACAGACTGATCAAGGAAGTTGAAGGGATTTTGTGA
- a CDS encoding histidine kinase encodes MAKRVMIVDDALFMRNMLRGILEDAGYDVVAEASDGAEAVVTFRDVRPDVVTLDIIMPVKNGIEALREIMAIDPKARVVICSAVGQESLVDKARSVGAKDFILKPFNPERVKDVMKQVAEG; translated from the coding sequence ATGGCCAAAAGAGTAATGATCGTGGATGACGCACTGTTCATGCGCAACATGCTGCGGGGCATACTTGAGGATGCGGGGTACGACGTGGTCGCCGAGGCTTCGGACGGCGCGGAGGCGGTGGTGACGTTCCGTGACGTGCGCCCCGACGTCGTTACCCTCGACATCATCATGCCCGTGAAAAACGGTATTGAGGCCCTGCGCGAAATCATGGCCATCGATCCCAAGGCCCGCGTGGTCATCTGCAGCGCGGTCGGCCAGGAGAGCCTCGTGGACAAGGCCCGGAGCGTGGGGGCGAAAGACTTCATCCTCAAGCCGTTCAATCCGGAGCGGGTCAAGGATGTGATGAAGCAGGTGGCCGAGGGCTAG
- a CDS encoding CheY-P-specific phosphatase CheC produces MKFDALTEEHLDALKEVSNIGVAHAATALSQLIGKGITLQVPKVHLLKITEVPEAFGGAERIVVGIYLQMLGDARGNILIVLPRESALKLLSRLLPREKSEGSLLTELEISALKEVGNILASAYLNALGALMRKTLIPSVPVLSFDMAGAVIDYVLIELGEVGDLALMVETEFFGEEEKIGGQFFLLPDPESLRIILDAIGVKL; encoded by the coding sequence ATGAAATTCGATGCATTGACCGAAGAGCACCTGGACGCTCTCAAGGAAGTCAGCAACATCGGCGTGGCTCACGCTGCCACTGCCCTTTCCCAGCTCATCGGCAAGGGGATCACTCTCCAGGTGCCCAAGGTCCACCTCTTGAAGATCACCGAGGTTCCCGAGGCGTTCGGCGGAGCCGAGCGGATCGTTGTCGGAATCTATCTCCAGATGCTCGGCGACGCCCGGGGCAACATCCTCATCGTCCTGCCCCGGGAGAGCGCCCTCAAGCTCCTTTCCCGGCTTCTCCCCCGCGAAAAGAGCGAAGGGTCCCTCCTCACCGAACTGGAAATATCGGCGCTCAAGGAAGTGGGGAATATCCTGGCCTCGGCCTATCTCAACGCCCTGGGCGCTCTCATGCGCAAGACCCTGATTCCTTCGGTACCGGTCCTTTCCTTCGACATGGCAGGTGCGGTCATCGACTACGTGCTCATCGAACTGGGCGAAGTGGGCGACCTGGCTCTCATGGTGGAAACCGAATTCTTCGGCGAAGAAGAGAAAATCGGCGGCCAGTTCTTCCTACTCCCCGACCCCGAATCTCTCAGGATCATCCTCGATGCCATCGGGGTAAAACTTTGA
- a CDS encoding chemoreceptor glutamine deamidase CheD codes for MSRIVSVGISEFKIASAPTILMTYGLGSCVGIALHDPVALTGGLAHTLLPAPVRGMDTMVKSAKFSCWAVDLMVDELIKCGCVTERLVAKLAGGATMFEPQHRTTHSGIGERNVTAAREALDRRGIPLVASDTGDDYGRSLEFDTVTGIITVRALQRPIKRM; via the coding sequence TTGAGCCGGATCGTCAGCGTCGGCATATCGGAATTCAAGATTGCCTCGGCCCCGACGATCCTCATGACCTACGGCCTCGGCTCCTGCGTCGGCATTGCGCTCCACGATCCAGTTGCGCTCACCGGCGGGCTCGCCCACACCCTCCTTCCCGCTCCGGTCCGTGGGATGGACACCATGGTCAAATCAGCAAAATTCAGTTGTTGGGCGGTTGACCTGATGGTTGATGAGCTCATTAAATGCGGTTGCGTCACTGAGCGTCTTGTGGCAAAATTGGCGGGCGGCGCGACCATGTTCGAACCACAGCACCGCACCACCCACAGCGGCATTGGCGAGCGTAACGTGACCGCGGCCAGGGAGGCCCTCGACCGGCGCGGCATCCCTCTGGTGGCATCGGACACCGGCGACGATTACGGCCGGAGCCTGGAATTCGACACGGTCACTGGAATCATCACGGTACGGGCGCTGCAGCGCCCCATCAAGCGCATGTGA
- a CDS encoding cell envelope biogenesis protein LolA yields the protein MTLPRILLLLAVTLLLGTGVATAAPSAPLADVVATLEQGYASLRDLQASFAQRTEMAAVKRAQTGSGELFIRKGAGDRALFRFNYAKPSQQIVSDGKTVWYYLPENRQVMTMDASALFAGGGGVALSYLTGIGQISRDFTVTFAGNGRDAKGNHVLDLVPKKQGQAFARLQLTVSARAVEEYQRAGKATVPFPIVSSVVVDQMGSRTSFEFSKIRVNRGLAGSLFTFKAPAGVEVIQAPGVK from the coding sequence ATGACTCTGCCGCGCATACTATTACTGCTTGCCGTTACCCTGCTTCTGGGGACGGGCGTCGCCACGGCGGCACCGTCAGCCCCCCTGGCCGACGTAGTGGCCACCCTTGAACAGGGATACGCATCCCTCAGGGACCTGCAGGCCTCCTTTGCCCAGCGGACCGAAATGGCGGCGGTCAAGCGGGCCCAGACCGGCTCCGGCGAACTGTTCATCCGCAAGGGGGCCGGCGACCGGGCGCTCTTTCGCTTCAACTACGCCAAGCCGTCCCAGCAGATCGTCTCCGACGGCAAGACAGTCTGGTACTATCTGCCCGAGAACCGGCAGGTCATGACCATGGATGCCTCTGCCCTGTTTGCGGGCGGCGGCGGGGTCGCCCTTTCCTACCTGACCGGCATCGGCCAGATATCGCGCGACTTCACCGTGACCTTTGCGGGCAATGGACGCGACGCCAAAGGAAACCACGTCCTAGACCTGGTGCCCAAAAAGCAGGGCCAGGCCTTTGCCCGGCTCCAGCTCACCGTTTCGGCCAGGGCAGTCGAGGAGTACCAACGGGCGGGCAAAGCCACGGTGCCCTTTCCCATCGTTTCATCCGTTGTGGTTGACCAGATGGGGAGCCGCACGTCCTTCGAATTCTCGAAAATACGGGTGAACCGTGGGTTGGCCGGTTCTCTCTTTACATTCAAGGCTCCTGCTGGCGTTGAGGTAATCCAGGCACCGGGGGTCAAATAA
- a CDS encoding YajQ family cyclic di-GMP-binding protein → MPSFDIVSKVEMQEIDNAVNQTVKEISQRYDFKGSKCEITLEKDAIKLLADDDYKLKAVVDILQSKCIKRGISLKSLQYGNVEPASGGMVRQAVDIQQGISKEKGKDIIAVVKESKLKVQAQIQDDQVRVTGKNRDDLQEVIRLLKGKDVGVELQFVNFRD, encoded by the coding sequence ATGCCCTCATTCGACATCGTTTCGAAGGTGGAAATGCAGGAGATCGACAACGCGGTGAACCAGACCGTAAAAGAGATTTCACAGCGCTACGACTTCAAGGGAAGCAAGTGCGAGATCACGCTGGAAAAGGACGCCATCAAGCTGCTGGCCGACGATGACTACAAGCTCAAGGCGGTGGTCGACATTCTCCAATCCAAGTGCATCAAGCGGGGGATATCACTCAAGTCGCTCCAGTACGGCAATGTGGAGCCGGCGTCCGGCGGCATGGTGCGGCAGGCGGTCGATATCCAGCAGGGTATCTCCAAGGAGAAGGGAAAGGACATCATTGCCGTTGTCAAGGAGTCCAAGCTCAAGGTCCAGGCGCAGATCCAGGATGACCAGGTGCGGGTGACCGGCAAGAACCGCGACGACCTCCAGGAGGTCATCCGGCTGCTCAAGGGCAAGGATGTGGGGGTGGAGCTCCAGTTCGTCAATTTCAGGGATTAA
- a CDS encoding ribosomal protein S12 methylthiotransferase RimO, with protein sequence MVSLGCPKNLVDAEVMLGRLAKDRYEITTDEREADIIIVNTCSFIKEAKQESIDTILDLADRKQDGRCRLLIVTGCLPQRYQEELARELPEVDIFVGTGDYPRIAEIIEEKSSRPEQLRYIGDPNFVFDESLTRLNSSPAYTAYLKIAEGCSNCCSYCVIPSLRGAFRSRPLESVLAEARSLVAGGAREINLIAQDITTYGRDLPGAPSLETLIRELAAIDGLAWIRLLYAYPDGITDGLIQVIKNEPKVCKYLDLPIQHISDPILKRMNRRSTEPQIRELVARLREEIPEIALRTSLIVGFPGETEEDFRTLLHFVEEAQFDRLGVFCYSREEGTPAAEMPDQVSERVKRERYKKLMKAQARVSFKRNRRLIDTEEQVIVEGYSEETELLLKGRSSRQAPDIDGQVYITAGNANVGDIVRLRITDSSDYDLIGEIIS encoded by the coding sequence ATGGTCAGCCTCGGCTGCCCCAAGAACCTGGTGGACGCAGAGGTGATGCTCGGCCGCCTGGCAAAGGACCGCTACGAAATCACCACCGACGAGCGCGAGGCGGACATCATCATCGTCAACACCTGTTCCTTCATCAAAGAGGCGAAACAGGAGAGCATCGACACGATTCTCGACCTGGCCGACCGGAAACAGGACGGCCGCTGCCGGCTCCTCATCGTGACCGGCTGCCTCCCCCAGCGCTACCAGGAAGAGCTGGCCAGGGAGCTGCCCGAGGTGGACATCTTCGTGGGCACCGGCGACTATCCCCGCATCGCGGAGATCATCGAGGAGAAGAGCTCGCGGCCGGAGCAGTTGCGTTACATCGGCGACCCCAACTTCGTGTTCGACGAAAGCCTCACGCGCCTCAACTCGTCCCCGGCCTACACCGCCTACCTGAAGATCGCCGAGGGGTGCTCCAACTGCTGCTCCTACTGCGTGATCCCGTCGCTGCGGGGGGCATTCCGCTCCCGCCCCCTGGAGAGCGTGCTGGCCGAAGCCCGTTCACTGGTGGCCGGCGGAGCCCGGGAGATCAACCTGATCGCCCAGGACATCACCACCTACGGCCGTGACCTTCCCGGCGCCCCCTCCCTGGAGACCCTCATCCGCGAGCTGGCAGCCATTGACGGCCTCGCCTGGATCAGGCTCCTTTACGCCTATCCCGACGGCATTACCGACGGCCTGATCCAGGTCATCAAAAACGAACCAAAGGTCTGCAAGTACCTGGACCTGCCCATCCAGCACATCAGCGACCCGATCCTCAAGCGGATGAACCGCCGCAGCACCGAGCCCCAGATCCGGGAGCTCGTGGCCAGGCTGCGGGAAGAGATCCCGGAGATCGCGCTCCGCACCTCCCTTATCGTCGGATTCCCCGGCGAAACGGAAGAGGATTTCCGCACGCTCCTCCATTTCGTTGAAGAGGCTCAGTTCGACCGCCTCGGCGTGTTCTGCTATTCACGCGAAGAGGGAACCCCGGCCGCGGAGATGCCCGACCAGGTCTCCGAGCGGGTCAAGCGCGAGCGCTACAAGAAGCTCATGAAGGCCCAGGCGCGGGTATCCTTCAAGCGGAACCGCCGGCTCATCGACACGGAAGAACAGGTCATTGTGGAAGGATACAGCGAGGAAACCGAGCTCCTCCTGAAGGGACGCTCCTCCCGCCAGGCGCCCGACATCGACGGACAGGTCTACATCACCGCTGGCAACGCCAACGTGGGGGACATCGTGCGTCTTCGGATCACCGATTCCTCCGACTACGACCTCATCGGCGAGATCATCTCCTGA
- a CDS encoding molecular chaperone DnaK has protein sequence MTGKSEEMKALLVKLKDETLQEIHKAMRSGSENAGGEPTGDIYDQASSERDRELGLLLTDRERDKLRKIDEALLKINDGEYGICEECEEEIPLGRLKVMPFARYCVKCQSDIEKIQAQTRRFEEERAYREIAFGEEEEA, from the coding sequence ATGACTGGAAAATCTGAGGAAATGAAGGCTCTACTCGTCAAGCTCAAGGACGAGACCCTTCAGGAGATACACAAGGCGATGCGCAGCGGCTCCGAGAATGCAGGGGGCGAGCCCACGGGCGACATCTACGACCAGGCGTCCAGCGAGCGCGACAGGGAACTGGGGCTGCTCCTGACCGACCGGGAGCGGGACAAACTGCGCAAAATCGACGAAGCCCTCTTGAAGATCAATGACGGAGAATACGGCATCTGCGAGGAGTGCGAGGAAGAGATTCCCCTGGGACGCCTCAAGGTCATGCCTTTTGCCCGCTACTGCGTCAAGTGCCAATCGGACATCGAAAAGATCCAGGCCCAGACCCGCCGTTTCGAGGAAGAGCGGGCCTACCGCGAGATCGCCTTCGGCGAAGAAGAAGAGGCCTGA
- a CDS encoding ribosomal RNA large subunit methyltransferase H, with protein sequence MKLRVLWVGKTQEEWIRCGIDEYAGRVRRYAPLEIGEARDEKGAAAEAMRARECERLDKLVPRTSRLILLDERGDQLTSPEFAAYISRCRDTAVPELAFAIGGAYGFTDGFRRRADRVIALSRMTFTHQMVRVVLLEQIYRAFTIIGNEPYHH encoded by the coding sequence GTGAAACTGCGCGTGCTCTGGGTCGGCAAGACCCAGGAGGAGTGGATCCGGTGCGGCATTGACGAATATGCCGGCCGGGTGAGGCGCTATGCCCCCCTGGAGATCGGCGAGGCGCGGGATGAGAAAGGTGCCGCGGCCGAGGCCATGCGCGCCCGGGAGTGCGAACGGCTCGACAAGCTCGTTCCCCGCACCTCCCGCCTGATCCTCCTGGATGAGCGGGGCGATCAGCTCACTTCGCCGGAATTCGCCGCCTACATCTCCCGCTGCCGGGACACGGCGGTACCCGAGCTGGCCTTCGCCATCGGCGGGGCCTATGGCTTCACCGACGGGTTCAGGCGCCGGGCCGACCGGGTCATCGCCCTGTCGCGGATGACCTTTACCCACCAGATGGTCCGGGTGGTGCTGCTGGAGCAGATCTACCGGGCCTTCACCATCATCGGCAACGAACCCTATCATCACTAA
- a CDS encoding ribosome silencing factor RsfS, with protein MTDKPTLTPLERALQCARFALDKKALDVKVLEIGRISSIADYLVLATGRSDKQAQAIADSVKKGLKKYGKVLDMEGLREGNWIVIDYGDVIVHIFREELRSYYDLDGLWSAAGQVAIPEEYLWEGKEGGGE; from the coding sequence ATGACGGATAAACCCACGCTCACCCCCCTCGAGCGCGCGCTCCAGTGCGCCCGTTTCGCCCTCGACAAGAAGGCACTTGATGTGAAGGTACTCGAGATCGGCCGGATATCGTCCATTGCCGACTATCTGGTGCTTGCCACGGGCCGTTCGGACAAGCAGGCCCAGGCCATTGCCGATTCGGTCAAGAAGGGGCTCAAGAAGTACGGCAAGGTCCTCGATATGGAGGGGCTGCGGGAAGGGAACTGGATCGTGATCGACTACGGCGACGTGATCGTTCACATCTTCCGGGAGGAACTGCGCTCCTACTACGATCTGGACGGCCTCTGGTCCGCCGCCGGGCAGGTGGCGATTCCCGAGGAGTACCTGTGGGAAGGGAAGGAAGGGGGAGGGGAGTGA
- a CDS encoding nicotinate-nicotinamide nucleotide adenylyltransferase produces the protein MKTGILGGTFNPVHLAHLRIAEEVRDTFALDRVLFIPAASPPHKAMEGEVPFETRCAMVRLATADNPAFAVSDMEGRRPGASYSIDTIRALKKEHPGDEFFFIIGSDSFLDIGSWYDYEAIFASCNLVVAARPGAEAADLLAALPVAITAQFCYYPAEKRLAHRSGYSVYWLAGVPLDISSRSIRGLARLGRSIRYLVPEAVERYINEQRIYAHDG, from the coding sequence ATGAAAACGGGCATTCTCGGCGGCACGTTCAACCCGGTGCACCTGGCTCACCTCCGCATCGCGGAGGAGGTGCGGGACACCTTTGCCCTGGACCGGGTCCTGTTCATCCCGGCAGCGTCCCCGCCCCACAAGGCCATGGAGGGGGAAGTCCCCTTCGAGACGCGCTGTGCCATGGTGCGGCTCGCCACGGCGGACAACCCCGCCTTTGCCGTGTCGGACATGGAGGGGCGCCGACCGGGCGCGTCCTATTCCATCGACACGATCCGGGCCCTCAAGAAGGAGCATCCGGGGGACGAATTCTTTTTCATCATCGGCAGCGACTCGTTCCTCGACATTGGCTCCTGGTACGACTACGAGGCGATCTTCGCCTCCTGCAACCTGGTGGTGGCGGCCCGCCCCGGAGCCGAAGCGGCGGACCTGCTCGCGGCACTGCCGGTTGCCATAACAGCGCAATTCTGCTATTATCCCGCGGAAAAACGGCTCGCCCATCGCTCGGGATACTCGGTCTACTGGCTGGCCGGCGTCCCCCTCGACATCTCGTCCCGTTCCATCCGCGGACTCGCCCGCCTCGGCAGGTCGATCAGGTACCTGGTCCCGGAGGCGGTGGAGCGCTACATCAACGAACAAAGGATCTATGCCCATGACGGATAA